A region from the Oncorhynchus clarkii lewisi isolate Uvic-CL-2024 chromosome 8, UVic_Ocla_1.0, whole genome shotgun sequence genome encodes:
- the LOC139415577 gene encoding fatty acid-binding protein, brain-like has protein sequence MVDAFCATWKLVDSDNFDEYMKALGVGFATRQVGNVTKPTVIIAKEGDKVVVKTQSTFKNTEISFKLGEEFDEATADDRNCKSTVSLDGDKLAHVQKWDGKETKFMREIKDGKLVMTLTFEDIVAVRTYEKA, from the exons ATGGTTGATGCCTTCTGTGCCACCTGGAAACTGGTCGACAGTGACAACTTCGATGAGTACATGAAAGCACTTG GTGTTGGTTTTGCAACAAGGCAGGTCGGAAATGTGACCAAACCAACCGTTATCATCGCAAAAGAGGGGGACAAAGTGGTCGTTAAAACCCAGAGTACTTTCAAGAACACTGAAATATCCTTCAAACTGGGAGAGGAGTTTGATGAAGCCACTGCAGATGACAGAAACTGTAAA TCCACTGTGAGCTTGGATGGAGATAAACTTGCTCACGTTCAGAAGTGGGACGGCAAGGAGACCAAGTTTATGAGAGAAATCAAGGATGGGAAATTGGTCATG ACTCTTACTTTTGAAGACATTGTGGCAGTGCGTACCTATGAGAAGGCATGA
- the LOC139415097 gene encoding cyclic GMP-AMP phosphodiesterase SMPDL3A-like: MGFVSNLLFGLLSNVLLIYAAPLSPVNSIHLPSIGRFWHISDLHLDPTYHVTGDHTKVCFSSKGVPALNPGLFGDFMCDSPYQLILSAFQHMKQVAPQPEFMIWTGDSPPHVPAGELSTDMVIQVISNMTQTIREFFPDMLVYPALGNHDYWPQDQLPTSTNDIYQAAAKLWEPWLKPEALVTLREGGFYSQMVQPKLRLISLNTILYYSPNKVTVNMSDPAGQFRWLQDTLEASAQSMEKVIVIAHVPVGYLPFARNTTAVREAYNERLVKIFRDYSDIISGHFYGHTHRDSIMVLQDQQGEPVNSLFVTPAVTPIKSAEEPYSNNPAFRMYHYDPQDYRLLDIWQYYLNLTEANQEKRSDWKLEYVMTEAFGLKDIQPHSLFKLVLSFEMQQSKAFQKYFSHFMVSYDDTIVCDGACKLTQVCAVQSLDRASYSKCIEKGH; the protein is encoded by the exons ATGGGGTTCGTGTCCAATCTTCTATTTGGGCTGCTGTCCAACGTGCTGCTGATTTACGCGGCGCCACTTTCACCTGTAAATAGCATTCACCTGCCAAGCATAG GGAGATTCTGGCACATCTCTGATCTGCATTTGGACCCCACGTACCATGTGACTGGTGACCACACCAAAGTGTGTTTCTCCTCTAAGGGTGTCCCAGCCTTAAACCCTGGTCTGTTTGGAGATTTCATGTGTGATTCTCCCTACCAGCTCATCCTGTCAGCCTTTCAGCACATGAAACAAGTGGCCCCACAGCCAGAGTTTATGATCTGGACAGG agacagCCCTCCACATGTCCCTGCAGGGGAGCTGTCCACAGACATGGTAATCCAAGTCATCAGCAACATGACTCAAACCATCAGGGAGTTCTTTCCAGACATGCTAGTGTACCCCGCCCTTGGGAATCATGACTACTGGCCACAG GATCAACTTCCGACGTCCACTAATGATATTTACCAGGCTGCAGCCAAACTGTGGGAGCCTTGGTTAAAGCCAGAAGCCCTTGTAACTCTCAGAGAAG GTGGATTTTACTCTCAGATGGTGCAGCCCAAGCTGCGACTGATAAGCCTGAACACTATCCTATACTATAGCCCTAATAAAGTGACAGTGAATATGAGTGACCCGGCTGGACAGTTCCGGTGGCTGCAGGACACCCTGGAAGCATCTGCTCAGAGCATGGAGAAG GTCATTGTAATTGCTCATGTTCCAGTGGGTTACTTGCCCTTTGCCAGGAACACCACCGCCGTCAGAGAAGCCTACAATGAGAGACTTGTGAAGATCTTTCGTGACTACAGTGACATCATCTCAGGGCATTTCTATGGCCACACTCACAGAGACAGCATAATGGTCTTGCAGGACCAACAAG GGGAACCGGTTAATTCCCTGTTTGTCACACCGGCTGTTACTCCAATCAAGAGTGCAGAAGAGCCATATTCCAACAACCCAGCCTTCCGCATGTACCACTATGACCCGCAGGACTACAGACTGCTG gaTATTTGGCAGTACTACTTGAATCTCACCGAAGCCAACCAAGAAAAAAGATCTGACTGGAAACTTGAATATGTAATGACTGAAGCGTTTGGATTAAAGGACATTCAACCACATAGCCTGTTTAAACTTGTCTTGAGTTTTGAAATGCAGCAAAGCAAAGCATTTCAGAAGTATTTTAGCCATTTTATGGTGAGTTATGATGATACCATTGTGTGTGATGGGGCCTGCAAGCTGACTCAGGTCTGTGCGGTGCAGTCCTTAGACCGTGCCTCCTATTCCAAATGTATTGAAAAGGGACATTAA